A section of the Armatimonadota bacterium genome encodes:
- a CDS encoding peptidylprolyl isomerase: NIEKFEMCEVDYKRGVVGVASEGLQLPGDSQLFVLKKDAFRLYHSYAVVGKVTSGMDVMGRIQQGDRILRARIAK, from the coding sequence AACATCGAAAAATTCGAAATGTGCGAGGTGGACTACAAGCGCGGCGTCGTTGGGGTGGCTTCCGAGGGTCTACAGCTCCCGGGCGACTCGCAGCTTTTTGTGCTCAAGAAGGACGCGTTTCGGCTCTATCACTCCTACGCCGTGGTCGGAAAGGTGACGTCAGGCATGGACGTGATGGGGCGCATCCAGCAGGGCGATCGGATCCTGCGCGCCAGGATC